Proteins from a genomic interval of Paenibacillus sp. FSL H8-0048:
- a CDS encoding GNAT family N-acetyltransferase, with translation MTYTYRKDRNNIDWTQVTSLLNGFGLTNWLPSQTERAFQNSAVNVFILNGDKLIGCGRALSDGISQAAIYNIAVDEAYHGQGLGKKLIALILEETAGCNVILYTHPDTVSWYEQQSFRRMKTGLVLYHPDKVMAMERMEFI, from the coding sequence ATGACCTACACTTACCGGAAAGACAGAAACAATATAGATTGGACGCAAGTGACCAGCCTGCTGAACGGCTTTGGATTAACGAATTGGTTACCGTCTCAGACGGAGCGGGCATTTCAGAACAGTGCGGTGAATGTGTTCATTCTCAACGGGGACAAGTTGATCGGGTGCGGACGGGCATTGTCCGATGGAATCTCGCAGGCGGCGATTTATAACATTGCTGTAGATGAGGCTTATCATGGACAGGGACTCGGCAAAAAGCTCATCGCGCTAATTCTGGAGGAGACGGCGGGCTGCAATGTGATTCTGTACACACATCCCGATACCGTCTCCTGGTATGAGCAGCAGAGCTTCAGGAGAATGAAGACAGGTCTGGTGCTGTATCACCCGGATAAAGTCATGGCAATGGAGCGGATGGAGTTCATATAG
- a CDS encoding amino acid ABC transporter ATP-binding protein, producing the protein MIEIRGLTKSFHQHKVLDHIDLTIRKGEVVAVIGSSGAGKSTLLRSINLLEVPDAGTIRLDRLEVDFARKTKADVLELRKSTAMVFQQFNLFRQKTALENVMEGLIVVRGMSKDEARRIAAAQLEGVGLAGRMHHYPKQLSGGQQQRVGIARALAMQPKILLFDEPTSALDPELVGEVLDTIRKAAEAGNTMLLVSHEMSFVRKVATRVLFLDQGVIVEDGTPVEVFSHPKSERTKRFLANYYRDQEPEFTI; encoded by the coding sequence TTGATTGAGATCCGGGGGTTAACGAAGTCTTTTCACCAGCACAAGGTTCTGGATCATATCGATTTGACGATACGCAAGGGGGAGGTGGTGGCAGTCATCGGTTCATCCGGTGCCGGGAAATCCACCCTGCTGCGGTCGATCAACCTGCTTGAGGTGCCGGATGCGGGAACGATCAGACTGGACCGGCTGGAGGTCGATTTTGCCCGGAAAACGAAAGCGGATGTGCTGGAATTACGGAAGAGTACGGCGATGGTGTTCCAGCAGTTCAATCTGTTCCGGCAGAAGACGGCCTTAGAGAATGTAATGGAAGGACTGATTGTGGTCCGGGGTATGTCCAAGGATGAAGCGCGGAGGATTGCAGCGGCGCAGCTTGAAGGTGTAGGACTGGCCGGCCGGATGCACCATTATCCGAAGCAGCTATCCGGCGGACAGCAGCAGCGTGTCGGCATTGCCCGGGCGCTCGCCATGCAGCCCAAAATCCTCCTGTTCGATGAGCCCACCTCGGCGCTTGATCCGGAGCTGGTCGGTGAGGTGCTTGATACCATTCGTAAGGCGGCGGAGGCAGGCAATACCATGCTGCTCGTTTCGCACGAGATGAGCTTTGTCCGTAAGGTGGCTACACGGGTGCTGTTTCTGGATCAGGGTGTCATTGTGGAGGACGGAACACCGGTGGAAGTCTTTTCCCATCCAAAGTCAGAGCGCACCAAGCGATTCCTCGCTAATTACTACCGCGATCAGGAACCGGAATTTACCATTTAA
- a CDS encoding amino acid ABC transporter permease, with product MPNIFDLELVFTLIPKLLIYLPVTLELTVFSMLAGLLLGLLLAIIKMKRIPVLYQLSAVFISFVRGTPILVQLYLSYAGIPLILKYYNYYHETSYNVNSIPSIFYVLLALSLNEAAYNSEVIRAALQSVDKGQIEAAHSLGMTYGQVLKRIVLPEAFIVALPTLGNALIGLMKGTSLAFVCSVVEITAQSRILAGNNLRFFESYCSLALIYWAMTILIEQVIALLEKRLDIDFKSLRKRKGDVILD from the coding sequence ATGCCTAATATATTTGATCTGGAGCTGGTCTTCACCCTGATTCCCAAGCTGCTGATTTATTTGCCGGTTACGCTTGAGCTGACGGTATTCTCCATGCTGGCAGGGCTCCTTCTGGGGCTTCTGCTGGCCATCATCAAAATGAAGCGCATTCCCGTGCTGTATCAGCTCAGTGCTGTCTTCATTTCTTTTGTCAGGGGAACTCCGATTCTGGTGCAGCTGTATCTGTCATACGCCGGCATTCCGCTGATTCTGAAATACTATAATTACTATCATGAGACCAGCTACAATGTGAATTCCATTCCGTCCATCTTCTATGTGCTGCTGGCATTATCGCTGAATGAGGCGGCCTATAACTCTGAAGTTATTCGTGCGGCCCTGCAGTCGGTAGACAAAGGGCAGATTGAAGCTGCGCATTCCCTCGGTATGACCTACGGTCAAGTGCTGAAACGGATTGTTCTGCCGGAGGCCTTCATTGTTGCGCTGCCCACACTGGGTAATGCCCTGATCGGACTGATGAAGGGGACTTCGCTGGCCTTCGTCTGCTCGGTGGTGGAGATTACGGCGCAGTCCAGAATTCTGGCGGGGAATAATCTGCGCTTCTTCGAATCTTATTGCTCGCTTGCCCTGATCTATTGGGCGATGACAATTCTGATTGAGCAGGTCATTGCCCTGCTGGAGAAGCGGCTGGATATTGACTTCAAGAGCCTGAGGAAGCGTAAAGGAGATGTGATCCTTGATTGA
- a CDS encoding transporter substrate-binding domain-containing protein, protein MKTWRRLGLGLTAAVLLTGIVACGNDKEPAGAAAEGSANNKKITVNVATGGAPRPFSYVNDKNEIDGYDIQVVKSIFAGLPEYELHIEKTEFPSIFAGLDSDRYQIGANNFASNPERREKYNYSDPIFKNQFVIAVKDDREDIKSFADLEGKTTEVSPSVNYTVALEKYNKESAKTPVKLKYSDAELVTILQNVESGADDFNLIDAAMLQLYIKEYGLKLKAIPLSQEDTDRIGVPYSYLILSKGGISDQLLKDVNGRIQELIKDGSISKLSEQYLNGDFAPEAQ, encoded by the coding sequence ATGAAGACATGGAGAAGGCTTGGACTGGGACTTACAGCGGCAGTACTGCTTACGGGGATCGTCGCTTGCGGAAATGACAAGGAGCCGGCAGGGGCTGCAGCCGAAGGTTCAGCTAACAACAAGAAAATTACGGTGAATGTGGCGACAGGCGGCGCGCCGAGACCGTTCTCCTATGTGAATGACAAGAATGAAATTGACGGCTACGATATTCAGGTGGTCAAGTCGATTTTTGCAGGGCTGCCGGAGTATGAGCTTCACATTGAAAAGACTGAATTCCCGTCCATCTTCGCGGGACTCGATTCTGACCGTTATCAGATCGGGGCGAATAATTTCGCCAGCAATCCGGAGCGGAGAGAGAAATACAATTACTCTGATCCGATTTTCAAGAACCAGTTCGTGATTGCCGTCAAGGACGACCGTGAGGACATAAAGTCCTTCGCTGATCTGGAAGGGAAGACAACGGAGGTCAGCCCCAGTGTGAACTATACGGTGGCTCTGGAGAAGTACAACAAGGAGAGTGCCAAGACCCCGGTGAAGCTGAAGTACAGCGATGCCGAGCTGGTGACCATTCTGCAGAATGTCGAGAGCGGAGCCGATGACTTCAATCTGATCGATGCCGCCATGCTGCAGCTCTATATCAAGGAGTATGGCCTCAAGCTGAAGGCGATTCCGCTGTCCCAGGAGGATACGGACCGGATTGGCGTGCCGTACAGCTATCTGATTCTCAGCAAGGGAGGGATTAGCGACCAGCTGCTGAAGGATGTCAACGGGCGCATTCAGGAGCTGATTAAGGACGGCAGCATTTCCAAGCTGAGCGAGCAGTATCTGAATGGTGATTTTGCACCGGAAGCTCAATAG
- a CDS encoding SOS response-associated peptidase: protein MCGRYTITVTLEELIAKYFIREHPLIQYAPRYNAAPMQHIAAVIHDGTQNKLGELRWGLLPSWSKEDKNAAKLINARSETLLEKASFKGLVASRRCVIPADGFYDWKVQEGGKQPMRITMRDGKLFSMAALYDIWTGPDGGRISTCTIITTAPNTLMKDIHDRMPVILGADGEAQWLERSNRNIPALMKLLRPYDAEQMLAYPVSAAVGDVRSDYPELIRRAGPEPVQGTLF from the coding sequence ATGTGCGGAAGATATACGATCACGGTAACGCTGGAGGAGCTGATCGCCAAGTATTTCATCCGGGAGCATCCGCTCATCCAATATGCACCGAGGTATAACGCGGCTCCGATGCAGCATATTGCCGCTGTTATTCATGACGGCACACAGAATAAGCTCGGAGAACTTCGCTGGGGGCTGCTCCCTTCCTGGTCCAAGGAGGACAAGAATGCTGCCAAGCTAATCAATGCCCGCAGTGAGACTCTGCTGGAGAAGGCTTCGTTCAAAGGACTGGTGGCCTCCCGGCGCTGTGTGATTCCCGCAGACGGCTTCTATGACTGGAAGGTCCAGGAAGGCGGCAAGCAGCCGATGCGGATCACGATGCGGGACGGTAAGCTGTTCTCCATGGCTGCTCTGTATGATATCTGGACCGGCCCCGACGGGGGCAGAATCTCCACCTGCACGATCATCACCACCGCCCCGAACACTCTCATGAAAGACATCCATGACCGGATGCCGGTCATTCTGGGTGCGGACGGGGAGGCGCAGTGGCTGGAGCGCAGCAACCGGAATATTCCCGCCCTGATGAAGCTGCTGCGGCCTTACGATGCGGAGCAAATGCTGGCCTATCCCGTCTCCGCAGCCGTGGGCGATGTCAGGAGTGACTACCCGGAGCTGATCCGCAGAGCCGGGCCGGAGCCGGTGCAGGGGACCCTATTTTGA
- a CDS encoding alpha-glycosidase has product MTLSRQSVSPPSSASSIELECLYHSTQGRWAYAYNKDIFHLRIRSKKNNVDRVFALTGDKYDWKQHHQELSMRKVATDSFFDYWEAEIFPEFKRFSYGFRLESGQETVWMLESGFFTDGLPEPAGGYYEMPYLHEVDLLQVPEWAKSAVFYQIMPDRFANGDLANDPEGTLEWGETPTHDSYFGGDLQGMIDHLDYMVELGVTALYLTPIFQAPSNHKYDTVDYAAVDASFGDLDKLKQLVDLAHSKGLKVVLDAVFNHTSSEFAPFKDVLEHGADSKYAGWFHIHDYPVQVVDGKANYDTFGFFSGMPKLNTANPEARDYLLDITKFWLKEVHIDGWRLDVANEVDHVFWRDFRKAVKEINPEAFIIGEVWSDSLSWLQGDQFDSVMNYPFSDRLLKFFGADNDMDADTFAAQIYGLLMRYPRQANEVLFNLLASHDTPRVLTRLGGDKQRLKLAITFLFTFTGTPCIFYGDEIGISGGDDPDCRKCMIWDEDRQDRELLRFYQSLIALRREHEVLRTGQFRFLLSDPGSPGLVYERWNEHTRFTVWMNSSDKPLTLTQSLSGGAWLDALNGEPVEQDGELIRMTLEPLEYRILYSGQAGGEG; this is encoded by the coding sequence ATGACTCTCAGCAGACAATCAGTGTCCCCCCCCTCATCCGCCTCCTCCATCGAGCTGGAATGTCTCTATCATTCAACACAGGGGAGATGGGCGTATGCTTATAACAAGGACATCTTCCACTTAAGAATCCGCAGCAAAAAAAACAATGTAGACCGGGTATTCGCACTGACCGGCGACAAATACGACTGGAAGCAGCATCATCAGGAGCTGAGCATGCGCAAGGTGGCTACCGACAGCTTCTTCGATTACTGGGAAGCAGAAATCTTCCCCGAGTTCAAACGATTCTCCTACGGCTTCCGGCTGGAATCCGGCCAGGAGACGGTATGGATGCTGGAATCCGGCTTCTTTACAGACGGGCTGCCCGAGCCTGCCGGAGGGTATTATGAAATGCCTTACCTCCATGAGGTTGACCTGCTCCAGGTTCCCGAATGGGCGAAATCTGCGGTCTTCTATCAGATCATGCCGGACCGGTTCGCTAACGGCGATCTGGCGAATGATCCCGAAGGAACGCTCGAATGGGGCGAAACGCCCACCCATGACAGCTATTTTGGCGGAGACCTGCAAGGGATGATTGATCATCTGGATTATATGGTGGAGCTTGGCGTAACGGCGCTGTATCTGACCCCGATCTTCCAGGCTCCCAGCAACCATAAATATGATACCGTTGACTACGCAGCGGTCGATGCCAGCTTCGGGGATCTCGATAAGCTCAAGCAGCTGGTGGACCTGGCCCATTCCAAAGGACTTAAGGTGGTCCTCGATGCCGTCTTCAATCATACCAGCTCCGAGTTCGCACCGTTCAAGGATGTGCTGGAGCATGGAGCAGACTCCAAATATGCAGGCTGGTTCCATATCCATGATTATCCTGTACAGGTGGTGGACGGCAAGGCCAACTATGATACCTTCGGCTTCTTCAGCGGAATGCCCAAGCTCAACACTGCCAACCCGGAAGCCAGAGATTATCTGCTGGATATCACCAAGTTCTGGCTCAAGGAGGTACACATCGACGGCTGGCGGCTGGATGTCGCTAATGAGGTAGACCATGTGTTCTGGCGGGATTTCCGCAAGGCGGTCAAGGAGATTAACCCGGAAGCGTTCATCATCGGCGAGGTGTGGAGCGACTCCCTCAGCTGGCTGCAGGGCGATCAGTTCGATTCGGTGATGAACTATCCCTTCTCTGACCGGCTGCTGAAGTTCTTCGGCGCGGACAACGACATGGATGCCGACACCTTCGCCGCGCAGATCTACGGGCTGCTCATGCGTTATCCGCGCCAGGCGAACGAAGTGCTGTTCAATCTCCTGGCGAGCCATGATACGCCGAGAGTGCTCACCCGGCTGGGCGGAGACAAGCAGCGGCTGAAGCTGGCCATCACCTTCCTCTTCACGTTCACCGGTACGCCGTGCATTTTCTATGGAGATGAGATCGGAATTAGCGGCGGGGATGACCCGGATTGCCGCAAATGCATGATCTGGGATGAGGACCGGCAGGACCGGGAGCTGCTGCGCTTTTATCAGAGCCTCATTGCCCTGCGCCGCGAACACGAGGTGCTGCGCACCGGCCAGTTCCGCTTCCTGCTGAGTGATCCGGGCAGCCCGGGCCTGGTGTATGAACGCTGGAATGAGCACACCCGCTTCACGGTCTGGATGAACAGCTCTGACAAGCCGCTGACCCTTACGCAATCACTGAGCGGCGGAGCTTGGCTGGATGCCTTGAACGGCGAGCCCGTGGAGCAGGATGGGGAGCTTATCCGTATGACGCTGGAGCCGCTGGAATACCGGATTTTGTATAGTGGACAAGCTGGCGGCGAAGGCTGA